In Etheostoma cragini isolate CJK2018 chromosome 9, CSU_Ecrag_1.0, whole genome shotgun sequence, the following are encoded in one genomic region:
- the timm44 gene encoding mitochondrial import inner membrane translocase subunit TIM44, giving the protein MATPLCQCYQICVRRGLVAVPSSYLLLHNRPNVYRIRGVLTCSSQVRHLSGERSGGRKGFLGELLENIKQELNKNKEMKDNIKKFREEAKKLEESDALKQARRKFKTIESETAKTSDVLRKKLGSISETVKEGLEEVSRTDIGKKFKDGMEEAAKTAKTSAESVSKSGEMLGKTGAFRAISKGMESVKKDIGDLGHTGPYRPPARLRKRSEFSSKGAGDGSKVFEANEEAKGVVLHRDSKWYQQWKEFKDNNMVFNRFFEMKMKYDESDNALIRATRAVTDKMTDIIGGLFSKTEMSEVLTEILKADPSFDKDSFLKQCERDIIPNILEAMIRGELEILKDWCYEATYSQLAHPIQQGKAMGLQFHSKILDIDNIDLAMGKMMDQGPVLIITFQAQLVMVIRNTKGELVEGDPQKVLRMMYVWALCRDQEELNPYAAWRLLDISASSTEQIL; this is encoded by the exons ATGGCGACCCCCTTGTGTCAGTGTTACCAG ATATGTGTAAGAAGAGGCTTGGTGGCAGTCCCTTCCTCTTACCTGCTACTTCACAACAGACCCAATGTTTACAGGATACGTGGGGTCCTCACATGCTCTTCACAG GTACGGCATTTGTCAGGGGAGAGAAGTGGTGGCAGAAAAGGTTTCCTGGGGGAGCTTCTGGAAAACATTAAGCAGGAgcttaacaaaaacaaagaaatgaaagacaACATCAAGAAGTTCCGGGAAGAGGCTAAAAAACTAGAAGAGTCAGATGCATTGAAACAAGCTCGAAGGAAATTT AAAACTATAGAGTCTGAAACAGCAAAGACCTCCGATGTTCTGAGGAAGAAGTTGGGATCCATCTCTGAGACAGTTAAAGAG GGGCTAGAGGAGGTCAGCCGAACAGATATTGGGAAGAAATTCAAGGATGGAATGGAGGAAGCAGCCAAAACAGCAAAGACCTCCGCAGAATCCGTCTCTAAAAGTGGAGAGATGTTGGGGAAGACTGGTGCGTTCAGAGCAATATCAAAG GGAATGGAGAGTGTAAAGAAAGACATCGGTGACCTGGGTCACACTGGCCCTTACCGGCCTCCTGCCAGGCTCAGGAAGAGGAGTGAGTTCTCCTCCAAGGGGGCAGGGGATGGCAGCAAGGTCTTCGAAGCCAACGA GGAAGCAAAGGGTGTGGTGCTCCACAGAGACTCAAAATGGTACCAGCAGTGGAAGGAATTCAAAGACAACAATATGGTCTTTAACA GGTTCTTTGAGATGAAGATGAAGTATGATGAGAGTGACAACGCCCTTATCAGAGCAACTCGCGCTGTCACCGACAAGATGACTGACATCATAG GTGGCCTGTTTTCTAAGACAGAGATGTCTGAAGTACTCACAGAGATTTTGAAGGCGGACCCATCCTTTGACAAAGATTCTTTCCTCAAGCAGTGTGAAAGAGATATCATCCCAAATATACTGGAG GCGATGATCAGAGGCGAGCTGGAGATACTGAAGGACTGGTGTTATGAAGCG ACATACAGCCAGCTGGCACACCCAATTCAGCAAGGCAAGGCCATGGGACTTCAGTTCCACTCTAAGATCCTGGACATTGACAATATTGAT TTGGCCATGGGGAAGATGATGGACCAGGGTCCCGTGCTGATTATAACTTTCCAGGCTCAGTTGGTCATGGTGATCCGAAACACCAAAGGAGAGTTGGTGGAGGGAGACCCT CAAAAAGTGCTCCGGATGATGTACGTGTGGGCTCTGTGTCGAGACCAGGAGGAGCTCAACCCATATGCTGCCTGGAGACTACTTGACATCTCCGCTTCTAGCACCGAGCAGATCCTCTAA